In Chloroherpetonaceae bacterium, a single genomic region encodes these proteins:
- a CDS encoding alanine--glyoxylate aminotransferase family protein, with protein sequence MKKRLFTPGPTPVPEQVMLRMAAPIVHHRNPEFMEILTRVHENLKYLFQTKQPVVVLTCSGTGGMEATMVSMFSPGDKIIAVNGGKFGERWADMARKYTGNCVELKVQWGTSIQPDEIIKALKEHPDTKGVYFTHSETSTGTATDVKAIAKAIRDHSEALICVDGVTAVGAHELRFDEWGLDACVTGSQKGLMMPPGLALVALSERALQAIEKAKLPSYYLSLKKALKSYKDNDTPFTPAVSLVIGLDESLQLIKQEGIENIWKRHQRLAYACRAGCDALGMRLFSQSPSFAVTPVWLPDGIDWKTFNKVLKFDHGITVAAGQDEYAGKIFRISHLGFYDELDMLTVIGALEMTLKKLNYPFEIGSGVSAVMRAFLEEPVSVQ encoded by the coding sequence ATGAAAAAACGACTTTTCACGCCCGGGCCAACCCCCGTACCAGAGCAGGTAATGCTGCGGATGGCGGCTCCGATTGTGCATCACCGTAACCCAGAGTTTATGGAGATTCTGACGCGTGTGCACGAGAACCTGAAATATCTCTTTCAAACCAAGCAACCCGTAGTGGTGCTGACCTGTTCGGGTACTGGTGGTATGGAAGCCACAATGGTTTCAATGTTCTCGCCCGGCGATAAAATCATTGCAGTTAACGGTGGAAAGTTTGGAGAGCGCTGGGCCGATATGGCTCGCAAATACACGGGCAATTGCGTAGAACTCAAGGTGCAATGGGGCACAAGCATCCAGCCCGATGAGATTATCAAAGCACTGAAAGAACACCCCGATACGAAAGGCGTTTATTTTACGCACAGTGAGACTTCTACAGGCACAGCAACTGATGTAAAAGCCATCGCAAAAGCAATTCGCGACCACTCTGAGGCCCTTATCTGCGTCGATGGCGTGACGGCTGTAGGTGCACACGAACTCCGCTTTGATGAATGGGGACTTGATGCATGTGTAACAGGCTCACAAAAAGGCTTGATGATGCCGCCCGGGCTTGCTTTGGTGGCGCTTTCTGAACGTGCGTTACAAGCGATTGAGAAAGCTAAGCTTCCAAGCTACTACCTCTCACTCAAAAAAGCGCTTAAATCCTACAAAGACAACGATACTCCCTTCACTCCTGCGGTCTCACTTGTCATTGGGCTTGATGAGTCGCTGCAGCTTATCAAGCAAGAAGGAATTGAGAACATCTGGAAACGTCATCAGCGATTGGCTTATGCGTGTCGTGCTGGGTGCGATGCACTGGGTATGCGCCTATTTAGCCAATCTCCATCTTTTGCGGTTACGCCCGTCTGGTTACCTGACGGCATAGACTGGAAGACCTTCAATAAAGTTCTAAAGTTCGATCATGGCATTACGGTCGCTGCTGGACAAGATGAATACGCTGGCAAAATCTTTCGCATCTCACACCTGGGCTTCTACGATGAGCTCGATATGCTGACCGTTATCGGCGCGTTGGAAATGACCTTAAAGAAACTGAACTATCCTTTTGAAATCGGCAGTGGCGTCTCAGCCGTGATGCGCGCCTTTTTGGAAGAGCCTGTATCGGTTCAGTAA
- the bamA gene encoding outer membrane protein assembly factor BamA, whose amino-acid sequence MRTNPQQVVLGWLSWILATAIFFPVAAAAQRTDTLRFTEPKFEGIEPRPYKVLGVRVQGLSTIEERDVLARFPIEVGKTVTLPGPELSDAIKRLWRQKLFSDIKLEIERSMPEGVFLVITVREYPILAEIVFSGNRAYSSEDLLKKVQLVRGTTLTEQAVASAYQRLKRFYEEEGYLLTDIRYELKETTGGRAALYFYIRESEYVTIEKITWKGNKAFDNWSLNWYLEETKENNWWRNIFGRPRFDRKKFEEDKQKVLNVYRSNGYRDARILSDSIYYSEDRTKLFLDITISEGPKYIVRNVKFEGNTVYPSDLLETVFGIKKGDVYNQKKIEERLRFSQEGGDISSLYLDRGYLAMRPELEETVVEGDSVDLRIYITEGNQFRIRRVDIKGNTKTKDHVIRRELYTIPGDLFSRENIIRSVRQLAQLNYFDAEKINPDVQPHPQTDEVDIVYELIEKQTDTFNASAGFSALLGFTGAIGFTFNNFSLQDITRGDAYKPIPHGDGQRLDLQWQFGRFNFNVLSLSFSEPWAFGTPTTLGFSIFDQRQNFGFEFQQTGASLTIGRRLTWPDDYFRIDYTLRYQLNRGGFVQIANQPEVADEFSIIQVISRNSLDNPIFARRGSDVSLTAQISGGPFLPGSVDFYKLVFKNQWFTPIVGNLVLMFNSEFGYLGRFTEQDFVFPQNFFFMGGSGISFIPTVPLRGYLDQTIGNFEPGLNIPTGNVYTKFTAEIRYPISLNPQATVFALLFAEGGNVWRRFGDVNLADLKRSVGVGVRLFLPIIGLVGLDYGYGFDPVIARPGFANQGWNFIFTFGQFAR is encoded by the coding sequence ATGCGCACTAATCCTCAGCAAGTAGTACTCGGCTGGCTAAGTTGGATACTGGCTACTGCGATATTTTTTCCTGTGGCAGCAGCGGCGCAGCGCACCGATACCTTGCGCTTCACAGAGCCTAAGTTTGAAGGCATTGAGCCACGTCCATACAAAGTCTTAGGCGTGCGCGTGCAGGGGCTAAGCACGATTGAGGAACGTGATGTTTTAGCTCGTTTCCCCATAGAAGTAGGCAAAACGGTTACGCTTCCTGGCCCAGAGCTAAGCGATGCGATTAAACGACTCTGGCGACAAAAGCTATTTAGCGACATCAAGCTCGAAATTGAGCGGAGCATGCCCGAAGGCGTCTTTTTGGTTATCACTGTGCGCGAGTATCCTATTCTGGCTGAAATTGTCTTTTCGGGCAACCGAGCCTACAGCAGCGAGGATTTGCTAAAAAAAGTGCAGCTTGTGCGCGGCACAACGCTAACCGAGCAAGCCGTAGCCAGCGCATATCAACGCCTTAAACGCTTCTACGAAGAAGAGGGATACTTGCTGACCGACATCCGATATGAACTTAAAGAGACCACAGGCGGACGTGCGGCACTTTACTTCTACATTCGTGAAAGCGAGTATGTAACGATTGAAAAAATTACTTGGAAGGGCAATAAAGCCTTTGACAACTGGTCGCTGAACTGGTATCTCGAGGAAACCAAAGAAAACAACTGGTGGCGCAATATCTTCGGTCGCCCGCGCTTTGACCGAAAAAAGTTTGAGGAAGACAAGCAAAAGGTTCTCAATGTCTATCGCTCCAACGGCTATCGTGATGCACGCATCCTCTCTGACTCAATTTACTACTCGGAAGACCGCACAAAACTCTTTCTTGACATCACAATCTCAGAAGGCCCAAAGTATATTGTGCGCAATGTGAAGTTCGAGGGCAATACAGTCTACCCATCTGACCTCTTAGAGACGGTGTTCGGTATCAAGAAAGGCGATGTGTATAACCAGAAGAAAATTGAGGAACGGCTACGTTTCTCGCAAGAGGGCGGTGACATTAGCTCCCTTTACCTTGACCGCGGCTACCTTGCAATGCGCCCTGAGTTAGAAGAAACCGTTGTGGAAGGCGATTCCGTCGACCTAAGAATCTACATCACAGAGGGCAATCAATTCCGCATTCGGCGCGTGGACATCAAGGGAAACACCAAGACCAAAGACCATGTGATTCGCCGCGAGCTTTACACCATACCGGGCGATCTCTTTAGCCGTGAAAACATTATTCGCAGCGTGCGTCAGCTGGCACAACTTAACTACTTTGACGCTGAAAAAATTAATCCCGATGTCCAGCCGCACCCACAAACCGATGAAGTCGATATTGTCTATGAGTTAATCGAGAAACAGACAGATACTTTCAATGCGTCGGCTGGCTTTAGTGCGCTGTTAGGCTTTACCGGCGCAATTGGCTTTACCTTCAACAACTTTTCGCTGCAAGATATCACACGAGGCGATGCCTACAAGCCGATTCCACACGGCGACGGTCAGCGACTTGACTTACAGTGGCAATTTGGGCGCTTCAATTTCAATGTGCTATCGCTCTCCTTTTCAGAACCGTGGGCATTTGGCACGCCCACCACATTAGGCTTTAGCATCTTCGACCAGCGGCAAAATTTCGGCTTCGAATTCCAACAAACCGGTGCTTCGCTGACAATTGGACGCCGCCTGACTTGGCCCGACGATTACTTTCGCATTGACTACACATTGCGCTACCAACTGAACCGTGGCGGATTTGTGCAAATTGCTAATCAGCCTGAAGTAGCTGACGAATTTTCCATTATTCAAGTTATCAGCCGCAATAGCTTAGACAATCCAATTTTTGCTCGGCGTGGCTCAGATGTGTCGCTCACGGCGCAAATTTCAGGCGGACCATTCCTACCTGGCTCTGTGGATTTCTATAAGCTCGTGTTCAAAAATCAGTGGTTTACGCCTATCGTAGGGAATCTGGTCTTGATGTTCAACAGTGAGTTTGGCTACTTAGGGCGATTTACAGAGCAAGATTTTGTCTTTCCGCAAAACTTCTTCTTTATGGGAGGAAGTGGTATTTCGTTCATTCCAACTGTGCCATTACGCGGATATCTTGACCAGACCATCGGCAACTTTGAACCTGGGCTGAACATTCCAACGGGAAATGTGTACACCAAATTTACGGCTGAAATTCGCTACCCAATTTCTCTCAATCCCCAAGCAACGGTGTTTGCGCTGCTCTTTGCCGAAGGCGGCAATGTCTGGCGGCGCTTTGGCGATGTAAACTTAGCTGACCTTAAGCGCTCAGTTGGAGTTGGCGTGCGACTCTTTCTGCCAATCATCGGACTGGTAGGCTTGGATTATGGCTATGGCTTTGACCCCGTCATCGCACGTCCTGGATTTGCAAATCAGGGCTGGAACTTCATCTTCACCTTCGGTCAATTTGCACGATAG
- a CDS encoding isoprenyl transferase has product MKTLTTVSLKPRLATEALRSNHTPKDPNDRLVQESLKASGPIPTHIAIIMDGNGRWAKNRGQMRISGHNAGIESVRDTVEACAELGVQFLTLYAFSKENWKRPQQEVTALMQLLIQALRKETKTLHDNDIRLNAIGNIMDLPPKVREELAEAIELTKHNKRMTLSLALSYSGRWEITEATKRIAQAVQRGELRPEDIDDQVFEKNLSTYGIPHPDLLIRTSGEFRISNFLLWQLAYTEIHITDCYWPDFRRHKLYEAIRDFQRRERRFGMTSEQMAALAATNSSLSLNANDAH; this is encoded by the coding sequence GTGAAAACGCTGACGACTGTATCGCTCAAGCCGAGGCTTGCGACCGAGGCATTGCGCAGCAATCACACCCCGAAGGACCCCAATGATCGACTTGTCCAAGAATCGCTTAAAGCATCGGGTCCAATCCCGACACACATTGCGATTATTATGGACGGGAATGGGCGCTGGGCAAAAAATCGGGGTCAGATGCGCATCTCGGGTCATAACGCAGGCATTGAGTCTGTGCGTGATACTGTAGAAGCTTGCGCAGAACTGGGTGTCCAGTTCCTAACGCTCTATGCCTTCTCAAAAGAAAATTGGAAGCGCCCGCAGCAGGAAGTAACGGCGCTGATGCAACTCCTCATTCAAGCCCTGCGCAAAGAAACCAAAACTTTGCATGACAACGACATTCGGCTCAATGCGATTGGCAACATTATGGACCTACCGCCCAAGGTGCGCGAGGAACTTGCTGAGGCAATTGAGCTGACAAAGCACAACAAGCGAATGACCCTCTCTCTGGCGCTCAGCTACAGCGGTCGATGGGAGATTACCGAAGCGACCAAGCGCATTGCACAAGCAGTTCAGCGTGGCGAATTGCGACCAGAAGACATTGACGACCAAGTCTTTGAAAAAAATCTTTCCACATATGGCATTCCTCACCCTGATTTGCTGATTCGCACCAGTGGCGAGTTCCGCATTAGCAATTTCTTGCTGTGGCAATTGGCTTACACGGAAATTCACATTACGGACTGCTACTGGCCTGACTTTCGTCGCCATAAGCTCTATGAAGCAATCCGTGATTTCCAGCGTCGTGAGCGCCGATTTGGCATGACCAGCGAACAAATGGCGGCACTGGCTGCCACAAATTCTTCACTTTCCCTAAATGCGAACGATGCGCACTAA